In Rutidosis leptorrhynchoides isolate AG116_Rl617_1_P2 chromosome 2, CSIRO_AGI_Rlap_v1, whole genome shotgun sequence, one genomic interval encodes:
- the LOC139887982 gene encoding putative MO25-like protein At5g47540, translating to MRGLFKQKPLTPIELVHQIRQLLTYTCPNPDIREAKRQDKIRELTRLIHEMKIVLYGDDMSEPHVDACAKLTQEFFKEDILRLLITYLPNLDPGNRQDITHVIANLQRQRVHGHYVAAEYLEQHTDILDMLIPGYDDPETAISYGAILRDCIRHQVAAKYILESDHMKTFFHYQHDPNFDISSDAAATFKELLTRHKSTVAEYLNNNYDWFFAEYNALLESSNYITRRNAILLLGAMLLDRSNTAVMVRYVSSLENMRILMNLLRDSNKTIQLQAFHVFKLFPANQNKPQDIVNVLVANKSKLLRFFADFTFEKADEQFEADKAQVMREIATLVPKCETCDSSKDCDGSNC from the exons ATGAGAGGACTATTTAAACAGAAGCCTCTTACACCTATTGAATTAGTTCATCAGATTCGTCAGCTTCTTACGTACACATGCCCAAATCCAGACATTCGTGAAGCCAAACGTCAAGACAAG ATTCGTGAATTAACGAGACTAATTCATGAAATGAAGATAGTACTTTATGGCGACGACATGTCAGAACCACATGTAGACGCTTGCGCAAAGTTAACCCAAGAATTCTTCAAGGAAGATATTTTACGTCTCCTAATAACTTACCTTCCAAATTTGGACCCCGGG AATCGTCAAGATATCACTCATGTGATTGCAAATCTACAAAGGCAGCGAGTTCATGGACATTATGTCGCTGCTGAATATTTGGAACAGCATACAGATATTCTTGATATGTTGATACCCGG CTATGATGACCCAGAAACTGCGATATCGTACGGTGCAATCTTGAGAGATTGCATTAGGCATCAGGTAGCTGCAAAATATATCTTGGAGTCAGATCACATGAAAACGTTCTTCCATTATCAACATGATCCTAACTTTGACATTTCATCCGATGCAGCAGCAACATTTAAG GAGCTATTAACCAGGCATAAATCAACTGTGGCAGAATATCTTAACAACAACTATGATTGG TTTTTTGCGGAGTATAATGCGTTGCTGGAATCTTCTAACTACATCACTAGACGGAATGCAATTTTG CTGTTAGGAGCAATGTTATTGGATCGTTCAAATACTGCTGTGATGGTTCGATACGTGAGCTCATTGGAGAACATGAGGATTCTTATGAATCTTCTTCGAGACTCAAACAAGACCATACAGTTACAAGCTTTTCATGTCTTCAAG CTTTTCCCTGCAAATCAAAACAAACCTCAGGATATTGTGAACGTACTAGTAGCAAACAAAAGCAAACTCCTTCGGTTCTTTGCTGACTTCACTTTTGAGAAAG CGGATGAGCAATTTGAAGCAGATAAAGCCCAAGTGATGAGAGAAATTGCTACCCTTGTGCCCAAATGTGAGACGTGTGACAGCTCTAAGGATTGTGATGGATCTAATTGTTAA